In Humulus lupulus chromosome 6, drHumLupu1.1, whole genome shotgun sequence, a single genomic region encodes these proteins:
- the LOC133786091 gene encoding uncharacterized protein LOC133786091, whose translation MQDQSHSHICSLIPMHKLVPQSATTFVYQAKLAKILCNVYLTWCKRLTNHDLTITIDKPSKENYYTCKIDLKNTQCWGKKGLKSFDIVEGTRVDIFWDFRQAKFSSTSSTSSSSEPCSDYYVALVHGEEAVLLVGDLKSDAYKRTRSRPCSDEATLLHKKENVCGKRLFCTKAMLNYGSKRGEHDIVIENSLSGPGDPEMWISIEGTVVIRIMNLNWRFRGNETIMVNNVPMEIFWDVHDWLFSSPESGHGIGLFIFKLGTLEEEANATDFDSRNFSDFCCNGTKHDHVVDSPKNTSDFCHFLYAWKVE comes from the coding sequence ATGCAAGACCAATCTCATAGCCACATTTGCAGCCTCATTCCAATGCACAAACTGGTGCCTCAGAGTGCTACCACCTTTGTCTACCAAGCGAAATTGGCGAAAATACTATGCAATGTGTACTTGACATGGTGCAAAAGGCTCACAAACCATGACCTTACCATAACAATAGACAAGCCTTCAAAAGAAAACTATTATACATGTAAGATTGATTTGAAAAACACACAGTGTTGGGGTAAGAAAGGCCTAAAATCCTTTGACATAGTTGAAGGAACACGCGTAGATATCTTCTGGGATTTTCGCCAGGCGAAATTCTCCAGCACCAGCTCCACCTCCTCCTCATCCGAACCATGCTCGGATTACTATGTTGCCTTGGTGCATGGTGAGGAGGCGGTGTTGTTGGTTGGTGACTTGAAGAGTGATGCATACAAGAGAACAAGGTCGAGGCCTTGTTCGGATGAAGCTACCTTGCTTCACAAGAAAGAGAATGTTTGTGGCAAGAGATTGTTTTGCACTAAAGCTATGTTGAACTATGGAAGCAAAAGAGGAGAACATGACATTGTTATCGAGAACTCTCTTTCAGGGCCTGGTGATCCCGAGATGTGGATTAGCATCGAGGGGACGGTTGTGATTCGGATTATGAACCTTAATTGGAGGTTTAGAGGGAATGAGACTATAATGGTGAACAATGTGCCAATGGAGATATTTTGGGATGTTCATGATTGGTTGTTTAGTAGCCCTGAATCTGGCCATGGAATTGGCTTGTTCATTTTCAAGCTTGGCACATTGGAAGAAGAAGCCAATGCCACTGATTTTGATTCAAGAAATTTTAGTGATTTTTGCTGTAATGGAACTAAACATGATCATGTTGTTGACTCACCTAAAAACACCTCTGACTTTTGCCATTTTTTATATGCTTGGAAAGTTGAGTAA
- the LOC133783388 gene encoding uncharacterized protein LOC133783388 isoform X2, which produces MTISVGSIGFKTQFHVHCRAFLIPWVKNNSAITCLKSRDYNSSVPIRYIPKRFSNTNEIGSSEQIKKGAKNKEFCEFSEASIPFDNVVVSRNHSGNGNANGVQKRNNFDSKPRFEHHPMPSFKLLPNEFEQDNVVEEPEEVYEELFIDREKSSDQDNLPQTNRTKFDAEKMVVKLLAMRAFTAVELRKKLCGKKFSPEIVDEVINDYKCRGFINDSLYAEGFCQSRWSSSSWGPQRIKQLESLTQTAHGLVINGALHHVNTAGKTDSTHNKHRKRQTEKEVDVKESVILE; this is translated from the exons ATGACGATTTCAGTAGGATCTATTGGCTTCAAAACCCAATTTCACGTTCACTGTCGAGCTTTTCTCATTCCCTG GGTTAAGAATAATAGTGCAATCACATGCTTGAAGAGTAGAGATTACAATTCCTCAGTTCCTATTAGGTACATTCCTAAAAGATTTTCTAATACTAATGAAATTGGGAGTTCTGAGCAGATTAAGAAGGGTGCCAAAAATAAGGAATTTTGTGAATTTTCAGAAGCAAGTATTCCATTTGACAATGTGGTAGTTAGTAGGAACCATAGTGGAAATGGAAATGCGAATGGTGTGCAGAAAAGAAACAATTTTGATTCGAAGCCACGATTCGAACATCATCCAATGCCCTCTTTTAAGTTATTGCCTAATGAGTTTGAACAAG ATAATGTCGTGGAAGAACCTGAGGAGGTTTATGAAGAGTTGTTTATCGATCGAGAAAAGAGTTCTGATCAGGATAATTTACCTCAGACAAATAGAACTAAGTTCGATGCTGAGAAAATGGTTGTAAAGCTACTAGCAATGAG GGCTTTCACCGCAGTTGAACTAAGGAAAAAATTATGTGGGAAGAAATTctctccagagattgtggatgaAGTGATTAATGACTACAAGTGCAG AGGGTTCATCAATGATAGCTTGTATGCAGAGGGATTCTGCCAATCTAGATGGTCTTCTTCGAGCTGGGGACCACAGCGAATCAAGCAA CTGGAAAGTCTTACTCAGACAGCACATGGACTTGTGATTAATGGAGCCTTACACCATGTGAACACTGCTGGAAAGACTGACTCTACACACAACAAACACAGAAAAAGACAGACAGAGAAAGAGGTAGATGTGAAGGAATCAGTTATCTTAGAATAA
- the LOC133783386 gene encoding LRR receptor-like serine/threonine-protein kinase RGI3 has product MPAILSYLNFLNFLLLLLSSGFVYSIDEQGQALLTWKNSLSNTSTTSDSLSSWNSVDSTPCNNWFGVHCNSNGHVIEISLKSIDLQGSSLPSNLQPLKFLKTLVFSSTNLTGTIPKEFGDYTELAFLDVSDNFLSGEIPVELCRLRKLQTLYLNTNFLEGEIPSGIGNLSNLVSLTLYDNQLSGEIPKSIGALTKLEVFRGGGNKNIKGELPWEIGNCTNLVMLGLAETSISGNLPSSIGMLQRVQTIALYTSLLTGPIPDEIGNCSELQNLYLYQNSISGPVPKGIGKLTKLESLLLWQNNLVGTIPDELGNCKKLIVMDFSENLLSGSIPVAFGKLSNLEELQLSVNKLSGALPDEISNCTALTHLEVDNNDISGEIPSLIGNLKSLTLFFAWKNKLTGIIPESLADCVELQALDLSYNNLFGSIPKQMFGLRNLTKLLLLANDLSGLIPTDIGNCTNLYRLRLNQNRIGGTIPSEVGNLKSLNFVDLSDNRLVGGIPPSISGCRSLEFLDLHSNGLTGSIPTTLPNTLQFVDISDNSLSGQLTLGELTELTKLNLGTNQLSGKIPSEILSCTKLQMLDLSNNGFSDEIPSQLGLIPSLEISLNLSSNQLSGKIPPQFSNLDKLGILDLSHNHLSGDLIPLTNLQNLVSLNVSFNEFSGQLPNTPFFKNLPLSDLASNKGLYIAGGVVTPADAIGAGTRSAMKLLMLILISASAVLVLLAVYVLVRTRMANRALNEEDGSWDMTLYQKLDFSIDDIVRNLTSSNVIGTGSSGVVYRVMIPSGETLAVKKMWSLEESGAFSSEIRTLGSIRHKNIIRLLGFGSNRNLKLLFYDYLPNGSLSSMLHGAGKGVEWEARYDVVLGVGHALAYLHHDCVPAIMHGDVKAMNVLLGPYNEPYLADFGLARVVVVEEDNGDLSKPAQRPHLAGSYGYMAPEHASMQRITEKSDVYSFGVVLLEILTGRHPLDPTLPNGAHLVQWVRDHLACKRDPSDILDQKLRGRADPTMHEMLQTFAVSFLCLSSRPDDRPTMKDIVAMLMEIRHVEDPLLRSEAEFSKRGLASVPSPPPPPPTRNMISHGSSNCSFAFSDDSISK; this is encoded by the exons atgcctgccattctAAGCTATCTCAACTTCTTaaactttcttcttcttcttctttcttctggTTTTGTTTACTCCATTGATGAACAAGGCCAAGCTCTTCTCACATGGAAGAACAGCTTATCAAACACTTCCACCACCTCAGACTCTCTAAGCTCATGGAACTCTGTAGACTCAACACCATGCAACAACTGGTTTGGTGTCCACTGCAACTCCAATGGCCATGTGATTGAGATTAGCTTAAAATCAATAGATTTGCAAGGATCATCATTGCCTTCAAATCTTCAACCCCTCAAGTTCTTGAAAACCCTTGTCTTTTCTTCCACCAATCTTACTGGAACTATCCCAAAAGAGTTTGGAGATTACACTGAGCTGGCTTTTCTTGATGTCAGTGACAATTTTCTCTCTGGGGAGATTCCTGTTGAGCTATGCAGGCTAAGGAAGTTGCAGACTTTGTATCTTAACACAAATTTTCTCGAAGGAGAGATTCCTTCTGGTATTGGTAATCTCTCTAATCTTGTCTCTTTAACACTCTATGACAATCAGTTGAGTGGAGAGATTCCCAAGAGTATTGGGGCTCTTACCAAGCTTGAAGTTTTCAGAGGTGGAGGGAACAAGAATATCAAAGGTGAGCTGCCATGGGAGATTGGAAACTGCACCAACTTGGTCATGTTAGGCCTAGCAGAGACCAGCATTTCAGGGAATTTACCTTCCTCAATTGGAATGCTGCAAAGGGTTCAAACCATAGCTCTCTACACTTCTCTACTTACAGGTCCAATTCCTGATGAGATTGGAAACTGCAGTGAGTTGCAGAACCTCTACTTGTACCAGAACTCAATCTCAGGTCCAGTCCCAAAGGGAATTGGGAAACTCACAAAGCTTGAGAGTCTCCTTCTATGGCAGAACAACTTGGTGGGGACAATCCCAGATGAGTTGGGGAATTGCAAAAAGCTTATTGTCATGGACTTTTCGGAGAATCTTCTCAGTGGCTCCATACCAGTAGCTTTTGGTAAGCTTTCAAATCTTGAAGAGCTTCAATTGAGTGTCAACAAGTTATCAGGTGCTTTACCAGATGAAATCTCAAACTGCACTGCTCTGACTCATCTTGAAGTTGACAACAATGACATCTCAGGAGAGATTCCTTCTCTTATTGGAAACTTAAAGAGCTTGACTTTATTCTTTGCATGGAAAAACAAGCTCACTGGTATTATCCCTGAGAGTCTAGCTGATTGTGTGGAGCTTCAAGCACTTGATTTGTCATACAACAACTTGTTTGGTTCAATACCAAAACAGATGTTTGGATTGAGAAATCTCACTAAGTTGCTTCTACTTGCCAATGATTTATCTGGTTTGATACCAACTGATATAGGCAACTGTACTAATCTATACAGATTGAGATTAAACCAGAACAGAATTGGTGGTACTATTCCTTCTGAGGTGGGAAATTTGAAGAGCTTAAATTTCGTTGATTTGAGTGACAACCGTTTAGTTGGAGGAATCCCACCATCAATATCTGGTTGCAGAAGCCTTGAGTTTCTTGATCTTCATTCCAATGGTTTAACTGGTTCAATCCCAACTACTTTACCTAACACTCTTCAGTTTGTTGATATCTCTGATAACAGTCTTAGTGGTCAACTCACCCTTGGTGAGTTGACCGAGTTGACAAAGCTCAACCTTGGAACAAACCAACTTTCCGGGAAAATCCCATCTGAGATTCTCTCTTGTACTAAGCTTCAAATGCTTGACCTTTCCAACAATGGCTTCTCCGACGAGATACCAAGCCAGCTTGGCCTAATCCCATCGCTTGAAATCTCACTCAACTTGAGCTCAAACCAACTCTCCGGCAAAATCCCACCTCAATTCTCCAACCTCGACAAGCTCGGAATCCTTGACCTCTCTCACAACCACCTCTCCGGCGACTTAATACCACTCACAAACCTCCAAAACCTCGTCAGTCTCAACGTCTCATTCAACGAATTCTCCGGCCAATTACCCAACACCCCATTTTTCAAAAACCTTCCTTTAAGCGACCTGGCTTCGAACAAAGGCCTCTACATCGCCGGAGGCGTTGTAACACCGGCAGACGCCATCGGAGCCGGAACCAGATCGGCAATGAAGCTCCTCATGTTGATTCTGATCAGCGCCAGCGCCGTACTGGTCTTGCTCGCCGTGTACGTGCTCGTCCGTACACGCATGGCGAACAGAGCTCTCAACGAAGAAGATGGCAGCTGGGACATGACTCTGTACCAGAAGCTCGACTTCTCCATCGACGACATCGTACGGAACCTCACGTCATCCAACGTCATAGGTACGGGAAGCTCGGGAGTGGTGTACAGGGTGATGATTCCCAGTGGAGAAACTCTAGCGGTGAAAAAGATGTGGTCTTTGGAAGAGTCAGGGGCTTTTAGTTCTGAGATCCGTACACTCGGTTCGATAAGACATAAGAACATAATACGGTTACTGGGTTTTGGTTCGAATCGGAATCTGAAGCTTTTGTTCTATGACTATCTTCCTAATGGAAGCTTGAGCTCGATGCTTCACGGAGCTGGTAAGGGAGTGGAGTGGGAAGCTAGATACGATGTCGTTTTGGGAGTTGGTCATGCTCTTGCGTACTTACACCATGATTGTGTCCCTGCTATTATGCATGGTGATGTTAAGGCCATGAACGTGTTATTGGGTCCTTATAATGAGCCTTATCTTGCTGATTTTGGTTTGGCTCGAGTTGTGGTGGTGGAAGAAGATAATGGTGACCTCTCTAAACCAGCTCAAAGGCCTCATCTTGCTGGCTCTTATGGTTATATGGCTCCTG AACATGCATCAATGCAGCGCATAACAGAGAAGAGTGATGTGTACAGTTTTGGAGTGGTTCTTTTAGAGATTTTAACAGGAAGGCATCCATTGGACCCAACATTACCAAACGGAGCTCATTTGGTTCAATGGGTTCGAGACCATTTAGCTTGTAAGAGAGACCCTTCTGACATTCTTGACCAAAAGCTGAGAGGGAGAGCTGACCCAACCATGCACGAAATGCTTCAGACATTTGCTGTTTCATTCCTATGTCTCAGTTCTAGACCTGATGATCGTCCAACCATGAAGGACATTGTGGCCATGCTCATGGAGATAAGACATGTTGAGGACCCCTTGTTAAGGTCAGAAGCTGAGTTTTCAAAGAGAGGATTGGCTTCAGTCCCTTcaccaccaccacctcctccAACTAGGAACATGATTTCACATGGTTCATCTAATTGTTCTTTTGCTTTCTCAGATGATTCTATCTCAAAAtga
- the LOC133783388 gene encoding uncharacterized protein LOC133783388 isoform X1 — protein sequence MTISVGSIGFKTQFHVHCRAFLIPWVKNNSAITCLKSRDYNSSVPIRYIPKRFSNTNEIGSSEQIKKGAKNKEFCEFSEASIPFDNVVVSRNHSGNGNANGVQKRNNFDSKPRFEHHPMPSFKLLPNEFEQDNVVEEPEEVYEELFIDREKSSDQDNLPQTNRTKFDAEKMVVKLLAMRAFTAVELRKKLCGKKFSPEIVDEVINDYKCRGFINDSLYAEGFCQSRWSSSSWGPQRIKQALYRKGVSKDDAEKAIQLVFEGGESDSSEGYKESRHGLSEPSMDRLFVQASKQWLRGHDVPKEKRKSRIIRWLQYRGFSWDVISIVVKKLESNDPS from the exons ATGACGATTTCAGTAGGATCTATTGGCTTCAAAACCCAATTTCACGTTCACTGTCGAGCTTTTCTCATTCCCTG GGTTAAGAATAATAGTGCAATCACATGCTTGAAGAGTAGAGATTACAATTCCTCAGTTCCTATTAGGTACATTCCTAAAAGATTTTCTAATACTAATGAAATTGGGAGTTCTGAGCAGATTAAGAAGGGTGCCAAAAATAAGGAATTTTGTGAATTTTCAGAAGCAAGTATTCCATTTGACAATGTGGTAGTTAGTAGGAACCATAGTGGAAATGGAAATGCGAATGGTGTGCAGAAAAGAAACAATTTTGATTCGAAGCCACGATTCGAACATCATCCAATGCCCTCTTTTAAGTTATTGCCTAATGAGTTTGAACAAG ATAATGTCGTGGAAGAACCTGAGGAGGTTTATGAAGAGTTGTTTATCGATCGAGAAAAGAGTTCTGATCAGGATAATTTACCTCAGACAAATAGAACTAAGTTCGATGCTGAGAAAATGGTTGTAAAGCTACTAGCAATGAG GGCTTTCACCGCAGTTGAACTAAGGAAAAAATTATGTGGGAAGAAATTctctccagagattgtggatgaAGTGATTAATGACTACAAGTGCAG AGGGTTCATCAATGATAGCTTGTATGCAGAGGGATTCTGCCAATCTAGATGGTCTTCTTCGAGCTGGGGACCACAGCGAATCAAGCAA GCACTTTATAGAAAGGGAGTAAGTAAAGATGATGCAGAGAAGGCAATACAATTGGTCTTTGAGGGTGGAGAATCTGATTCATCCGAAGGATATAAGGAGTCGAGACACGGCTTATCAGAGCCGTCAATGGATCGTTTGTTTGTTCAGGCCTCAAAGCAATGGCTGCGAGGCCATGATGTACCTAAAGAGAAGAGGAAATCAAGAATCATTCGGTGGCTTCAGTACCGCGGGTTTAGCTGGGATGTTATAAGCATTGTAGTAAAGAAATTGGAGTCCAATGACCCATCTTAA
- the LOC133783389 gene encoding kinesin-like protein KIN-14F, translated as MPQESSNSSSLFTSPCKNLRGLKGPISNNDTSYAYTEEIINDYELAQRKAEEAASRRYQAAQWLRQMDYGASETLSKEPSEEEFCLSLRNGLILCNVLNKVNPGAVLKVVENPIIPIQSAEAAAQSAIQYFENMRNFVEAVKNMKLLTFEASDLEKGGSSSKVVDCILCLKGYYEWKQAGGIGVWRYGGTVRITSCPKESPSSLIGSESTDDSLDESESSQFEQLLEFIHLSNEVSVEESRIANVLTFLFDRFGLGLLQAYLQESNGLEELPFNAMVIDTLLSKVVKDFSTLLVSQGTQLGLFLKKILKDELGNCSTSEFLETISRYLSQRTSLVSNDLSTFCICGGKREIVQHIVSHSSDHDEAINMSQKQLLELKSSFQETKVEINHIHSQWEDDLRRLVYHVKHLELASNSYQKVLEENRHLYNQVQDLKGTIRVYCRVRPFLPGQSSVQTTVDYIGENGNIMIVNPLKQGKDSRRIFTFNKVFGTNVTQEQIYVDTQPLVRSVLDGYNVCIFAYGQTGSGKTYTMSGPDLTTDKTWGVNYRALQDLFEISKERLQFVRYEVAVQMIEIYNEQVRDLLVIDGSNRRLDIRNNSQLNGLNVPDACLVPVTCTQDVLDLMRIGQRNRAVGATALNERSSRSHSILTVHVQGKELVSGSILRGCLHLVDLAGSERVDKSEAVGERLKEAQYINRSLSALGDVISALAQKSTHIPYRNSKLTQVLQDSLGGHAKTLMFVHINPEVNALGETISTLKFAERVACIELGAAKSNKETGEIKELKDEVSSLKQALERKEAELEQYKAGTMKTVIESQKARTVSPFRLPRYGLNNTNVKPESSQRPFDDTKISEARSCSSGKQRRSRFPLGFTEKESVTKMTYLGEERVTSIGKQRSPSPPVRRSISTERGSVIRSRVKPDTIENQPIARVPFPARVPVNKSPATMAPVIQSNDNNSRVPVNKSLLTTPTNISSFDSYSRTYQSSPDTTRQDYISEALYSFQKLSSKKVQQEHEDHEQYKQALNIRQGGIRKSKPEVKTAKAKQHHQQLIPTRFHKPEAVTALFSDLDISGSDKIEEETHKSDFSEPENEHFHAGSPLHSVLEMKKPRKNLSRHLQNHEPRGLVPAVENKLPYGATRNPKESSNISTMSEFRRSRSTPRGKFFMLP; from the exons ATGCCACAAGAGAGTAGTAACTCAAGTTCACTCTTCACTTCTCCATGTAAAAACTTGAGAGGGCTAAAGGGTCCAATCTCTAACAATGACACCTCATATGCATACACTGAGGAGATCATCAATGACTATGAATTGGCTCAAAGAAAAGCAGAAGAAGCAG CTTCAAGGAGGTACCAAGCAGCACAATGGCTTCGTCAGATGGACTATGGTGCCTCGGAAACACTCTCCAAAGAGCCATCAGAAGAAGAGTTCTGCCTCTCACTCCGCAATGGCCTCATTCTCTGCAATGTCCTCAACAAAGTCAACCCTGGTGCTGTTCTAAAG GTGGTGGAGAATCCAATAATACCAATACAGTCAGCAGAAGCAGCAGCACAATCTGCAATTCAGTACTTTGAGAACATGAGGAACTTTGTTGAGGCTGTTAAGAACATGAAGCTCTTGACTTTCGAAGCATCTGATTTGGAAAAG GGAGGATCGTCGAGTAAAGTTGTGGactgcattctctgcctaaaagGGTATTATGAATGGAAGCAAGCTGGTGGAATTGGAGTGTGGAGGTATGGAGGGACAGTAAGGATCACATCATGTCCAAAGGAATCTCCATCTTCCTTGATTGGCAGTGAGAGCACAGATGACTCATTGGATGAATCCGAATCCTCGCAATTTGAACAGCTGCTAGAATTCATCCATCTTTCCAATGAGGTCTCTGTTGAGGAATCAAGAATTGCCAATGTTTTGACTTTCCTTTTTGACCGTTTTGGACTTGGACTTCTGCAAGCTTATCTTCAAGAGAGTAATGGATTAGAAGAATTGCCTTTTAATGCAATG GTTATAGACACTTTGCTCAGTAAGGTAGTCAAGGATTTCTCAACATTACTTGTCTCTCAAGGAACTCAG CTTGGattatttttgaagaaaatattgaAGGATGAACTTGGTAATTGCTCTACATCTGAATTTTTAGAAACCATTTCGCGATATCTCAGCCAAAGAACTAGTTTGGTTTCAAATGATTTGTCCACATTCTGTATCTGTGGCGGAAAGCGTGAGATTGTTCAACATATAGTCAGCCACTCGTCTGATCACGATGAGGCGATCAACATGAGTCAAAAACAGCTTCTG GAGCTAAAATCATCTTTCCAAGAGACAAAAGTTGAAATCAATCATATACATTCACAATGGGAAGATGACCTTAGAAGGCTTG tgTATCATGTTAAACACCTTGAATTGGCCTCTAATTCATACCAAAAAGTACTTGAAGAAAATCGTCATCTGTACAATCAAGTTCAAGACCTTAAag GAACGATTAGAGTGTATTGTAGAGTAAGGCCTTTCTTACCGGGGCAATCAAGCGTGCAGACTACGGTTGATTATATTGGAGAAAATGGAAACATCATGATTGTCAATCCACTAAAGCAAGGCAAAGATTCAAGAAGAATATTTACATTTAACAAAGTCTTTGGAACAAATGTGACACAAG AGCAAATATATGTCGACACTCAACCACTAGTGAGGTCTGTCTTAGATGGTTACAATGTCTGCATCTTTGCTTATGGACAGACCGGTTCGGGCAAGACTTACACAATG AGCGGTCCTGATTTAACAACCGATAAAACATGGGGAGTCAACTACCGAGCGCTACAAGACTTGTTCGAAATCTCAAAGGAAAGATTGCAATTTGTAAGATATGAAGTTGCTGTTCAAATGATAGAGATATACAATGAACAAGTGAGAGACTTACTAGTCATTGATGGCTCCAACAGAAGAT TAGATATAAGAAACAACTCTCAGTTGAATGGCCTTAATGTACCAGATGCTTGTTTAGTTCCAGTCACTTGTACTCAAGATGTTCTTGATCTAATGAGAATTGGCCAAAGGAATCGTGCAGTTGGCGCCACTGCTCTAAACGAGAGGAGCAGCCGTTCTCATAG tattttaacAGTTCATGTCCAAGGAAAAGAGTTGGTTTCTGGTTCCATTCTAAGGGGTTGCCTCCATCTTGTGGATCTGGCTGGGAGTGAGAGAGTGGATAAGTCTGAGGCAGTTGGTGAGAGACTAAAGGAAGCTCAATACATAAACAGATCACTTTCTGCACTTGGAGATGTTATTTCTGCCCTTGCACAAAAGAGTACACATATCCCTTATAGAAACAGCAAGCTTACTCAAGTGCTTCAAGACTCTCTAG GTGGGCATGCAAAGACATTGATGTTTGTACACATAAATCCTGAAGTTAATGCTCTTGGGGAAACAATTAGTACACTTAAGTTTGCTGAGAGGGTTGCTTGTATAGAACTTGGAGCAGCTAAATCGAACAAAGAAACTGGCGAAATCAAAGAATTGAAAGATGAG GTATCAAGCCTTAAACAAGCATTGGAGAGAAAGGAAGCTGAGCTAGAACAGTACAAAGCCGGGACTATGAAAACCGTCATAGAATCCCAAAAAGCAAGAACCGTTTCACCTTTTCGTCTTCCTAGATATGGCCTCAACAATACTAATGTGAAGCCTGAAAGCTCTCAGAGACCCTTTGATGACACTAAGATTTCTGAG GCTAGAAGTTGTTCTTCGGGTAAGCAAAGGCGATCAAGGTTCCCACTCGGATTCACAGAAAAGGAGAGTGTAACAAAGATGACATACTTAGGTGAAGAAAGAGTAACAAGCATTGGAAAGCAAAGATCACCATCTCCTCCTGTTAGAAGATCCATATCTACAGAAAGAGGATCAGTTATCAGAAGCCGAGTTAAGCCAGACACAATCGAAAACCAACCAATTGCAAGAGTACCATTTCCAGCTAGAGTTCCTGTTAACAAGTCTCCTGCAACAATGGCACCAGTGATTCAATCAAATGATAACAACTCAAGAGTACCGGTTAACAAGTCGCTTTTGACAACACCAACAAATATCTCATCATTTGATAGCTACTCAAGAACATACCAAAGTTCACCAGACACAACAAGACAAGATTACATTTCTGAAGCTTTGTACTCCTTCCAGAAGTTGAGTTCCAAGAAAGTACAACAAGAACATGAAGATCATGAGCAATACAAACAAGCTCTCAACATTAGGCAAGGTGGGATTAGAAAAAGCAAGCCTGAGGTTAAGACTGCCAAGGCAAAGCAGCATCATCAGCAGCTAATCCCAACCAGATTTCATAAGCCTGAGGCTGTGACAGCTTTGTTTTCTGACTTGGATATCAGTGGCAGCGATAAGATAGAGGAGGAGACTCACAAGAGTGACTTTTCTGAGCCAGAAAATGAGCATTTTCATGCTGGTTCACCTCTGCATAGTGTTTTGGAGATGAAAAAGCCTCGGAAGAACCTCTCAAGGCACTtacaaaatcatgaaccaag AGGACTAGTGCCTGCAGTCGAAAACAAGTTACCATATGGCGCGACTCGTAATCCGAAGGAGAGCAGCAACATAAGTACCATGTCTGAATTTCGAAGGAGCCGCTCTACGCCTCGCGGAAAGTTTTTTATGTTGCCTTGA